Proteins from one Juglans microcarpa x Juglans regia isolate MS1-56 chromosome 1S, Jm3101_v1.0, whole genome shotgun sequence genomic window:
- the LOC121247002 gene encoding RHOMBOID-like protein 13: MGKPLFYEILEKPATTCIIGVCSAIWFYIQKKNIGYSHVGFSYENAIEGHHWRIITSTFSHISVLHLVFNMSALWSLGIVEQLGNIGLGVVYYLHYTLVLVVLSGVLVFGMYHTLIHRFKLEHFRRVTAVGYSCVVFGWMTILSMKQPSSKLDLFGFLSLPISFAPFESLIFTSLIVPQASFLGHLSGIIVGYAIGWGLINGMNNYWAVTMLGWIVLVFVFSLKRSGAYDFSFFEIESITDPYLPSVRFPASGNGRTLQMSALPVGDVELV; this comes from the coding sequence ATGGGGAAGCCTTTATTCTATGAGATATTGGAAAAACCAGCCACAACTTGTATTATAGGCGTATGTAGTGCAATATGGTTTTACATACAGAAGAAAAACATCGGGTATTCACATGTGGGTTTTAGTTATGAAAACGCCATTGAAGGACACCATTGGCGGATAATAACTTCAACTTTTTCCCATATAAGTGTTCTTCATCTTGTTTTCAATATGAGTGCACTTTGGAGTCTGGGGATAGTGGAACAGTTGGGGAATATAGGCCTTGGTGTGGTTTATTACCTACATTACACGTTGGTCTTGGTCGTCTTATCGGGTGTGTTAGTTTTTGGGATGTACCATACGTTGATTCATAGATTCAAGCTTGAGCATTTCCGGAGAGTGACAGCTGTTGGATATTCTTGTGTTGTTTTTGGGTGGATGACAATTCTTTCTATGAAGCAACCCTCTTCAAAGTTGGATCTTTTTGGATTTCTTTCACTTCCCATTAGTTTCGCACCATTTGAGTCGCTCATTTTTACTTCACTTATAGTTCCACAAGCAAGTTTTCTTGGTCATTTATCAGGAATCATTGTTGGGTATGCCATTGGATGGGGTTTGATTAATGGGATGAACAATTACTGGGCGGTTACCATGTTGGGATGGATTGTGCTTGTGTTTGTGTTCAGTTTGAAGCGATCTGGTGCATATGATTTCAGCTTTTTCGAGATAGAATCTATCACAGATCCTTACCTGCCTTCTGTGCGGTTTCCGGCATCAGGTAATGGTAGAACCTTGCAGATGAGTGCATTGCCAGTTGGAGATGTTGAACTCGTGTAA